The Pantoea sp. At-9b genome includes a window with the following:
- the treA gene encoding alpha,alpha-trehalase TreA — MIKNVVFTPGHLRLLLSTALLMGSAVAHAEDNGRMLNNPPQPPDVRLGPLFNAVQQAKFYPDQKTFADAVPNYNPASILADWQMQKSQRNFDLKHFVDANFTLPKQQDKYVPPAGQSLRAHIDGLWPVLTRSTPQTSQYDSLLPLPKPYVVPGGRFREVYYWDSYFTMLGLAESGHWDRVQDMVDNFASELDRYGHIPNGNRSYYLSRSQPPFFSLMIDLLATHDGDSVYTHYLPQLQKEYDYWMADSDKVPAGQASKRVIKLSDGTLLNRYWDERDVPRTESWLDDVNTAKKATQRDKAQVYRDLRAGAASGWDFSSRWFSDAHNLATIRTTQLAPVDLNSLLFHLEQTLAKAEKLAHHDQQAQQWAAKAETRQAAINRYLWNAQQGWYADYNWQKKQVQPQLTAAALFPLYMQLASDKQAERTAAAVEKQLLKPGGLVTTTVNNGQQWDAPNGWAPLQWVAVTGLEHYKQPQLAQQIGQRFLQNVQMTYDKEHKLVEKYVVEGAKLGGGGGGEYPLQDGFGWTNGVTLMLLDKYCPKEKTCASAHDIPNMPTLTAAQP; from the coding sequence ATGATAAAAAATGTCGTATTTACACCAGGACATCTGCGCCTGTTGCTTAGCACCGCCCTGCTGATGGGGAGTGCCGTGGCCCATGCCGAGGATAACGGCCGCATGCTCAACAACCCGCCACAGCCGCCGGATGTCCGTCTCGGACCGCTATTTAACGCCGTACAGCAAGCCAAATTTTATCCGGACCAGAAAACCTTCGCCGATGCGGTGCCCAACTATAACCCTGCGTCGATTCTTGCCGACTGGCAGATGCAAAAAAGCCAGCGCAACTTCGACCTGAAACATTTCGTTGATGCCAACTTCACCCTGCCTAAACAGCAGGATAAATACGTGCCACCGGCGGGCCAGAGCCTGCGCGCGCATATTGATGGCCTGTGGCCGGTGCTGACACGCTCCACCCCGCAGACCAGCCAGTACGACTCTCTGCTGCCGCTACCGAAACCCTATGTGGTGCCCGGTGGCCGTTTCCGCGAGGTGTATTACTGGGACAGCTACTTCACCATGCTCGGCCTGGCAGAGAGCGGCCACTGGGATCGGGTGCAGGATATGGTGGATAACTTCGCCTCGGAACTTGATCGTTACGGTCATATCCCCAACGGCAACCGCAGCTACTACCTGAGCCGCTCACAGCCGCCGTTTTTTAGCCTGATGATCGATTTGCTGGCGACCCACGACGGTGACAGCGTCTACACCCACTATTTGCCGCAGTTGCAGAAGGAGTATGACTACTGGATGGCAGACAGTGACAAAGTCCCGGCCGGCCAGGCCAGCAAGCGGGTGATTAAACTGAGCGACGGCACGCTGCTCAACCGTTACTGGGACGAGCGTGATGTGCCACGGACCGAATCCTGGCTGGATGATGTGAATACCGCGAAGAAAGCGACGCAACGCGACAAGGCGCAGGTGTACCGCGATTTACGTGCCGGGGCGGCCTCTGGCTGGGACTTCAGCTCTCGCTGGTTTAGCGATGCGCACAATCTGGCTACCATCCGCACCACGCAGCTGGCCCCAGTCGATCTGAACAGCCTGCTGTTCCATCTGGAGCAAACCTTAGCCAAAGCCGAGAAGCTGGCCCATCACGACCAACAGGCACAGCAATGGGCTGCCAAAGCAGAAACCCGCCAGGCGGCGATTAATCGTTATCTGTGGAATGCGCAGCAGGGCTGGTACGCCGACTATAACTGGCAGAAAAAGCAGGTGCAGCCACAGCTGACGGCCGCAGCCTTGTTCCCGCTATACATGCAACTCGCCAGCGATAAGCAGGCAGAGCGTACCGCGGCGGCGGTGGAGAAACAGCTGCTGAAACCCGGCGGTCTGGTTACCACTACCGTTAATAACGGCCAGCAGTGGGATGCTCCCAACGGCTGGGCACCGTTGCAGTGGGTCGCAGTGACCGGACTGGAACATTACAAGCAGCCGCAGTTGGCGCAGCAGATTGGTCAGCGCTTCCTGCAAAACGTGCAGATGACCTACGACAAGGAGCACAAGCTGGTTGAAAAATACGTGGTGGAAGGCGCGAAACTGGGCGGTGGCGGCGGCGGTGAATATCCGTTGCAGGATGGTTTCGGCTGGACCAATGGCGTGACCCTGATGCTGCTCGACAAATATTGTCCGAAAGAGAAAACCTGCGCCAGCGCGCACGATATCCCGAACATGCCAACGCTGACCGCAGCACAACCCTGA
- a CDS encoding CoA transferase, with product MDYSLAAALWQQMWSGLRGADDVPPPLAFSQPDTFHSAYAVSELAATSIGLATQALSDLLGRPAPVSVNVRLASRWFQHSFMPLNRPPAALWDPFAGDYATADGWVRLHTNAIHHRRAMEQVLGVHVDRAALAAEVHNWTAAALEQAVVDAGGCAAQMRSVGQWQQHPQGIAVSQEPLFAQQSTAAGNIPTWPLSAARPLRGIRVLDLTRIIAGPVATRFLASLGAEVLRIDPPDWQEPTLEEEITSGKRCARLDLKSAAGLAQLRALLSQADVLVHGYRADALEKLGLDAATRQQLAPGLVDVSLNAWGWSGPWRNRRGFDSLVQMGCGIAHQGMVWSKSAKPTPLPVQALDHATGYLLAAAVLEGLRQRCLQGTGWQARLSLARTALLLQQHGDAPGGTQSGITPHPDDVQPALEITHWGIGTRLRAASYLPGTAQLCATPGVPLGSSAARW from the coding sequence ATGGATTACTCCCTCGCGGCCGCACTCTGGCAGCAAATGTGGTCAGGATTACGCGGGGCGGATGACGTTCCGCCGCCCCTGGCCTTTTCCCAGCCCGACACGTTCCATTCTGCCTATGCCGTCAGCGAACTGGCCGCCACCAGCATTGGGCTGGCAACCCAGGCGCTGAGCGATCTGCTGGGACGTCCGGCTCCGGTGAGCGTCAATGTTCGCCTGGCCTCGCGCTGGTTTCAGCACAGTTTTATGCCACTTAACCGCCCACCCGCAGCGCTATGGGACCCATTTGCCGGTGACTACGCCACCGCTGATGGCTGGGTCCGCTTGCATACCAACGCCATCCATCATCGTCGGGCGATGGAGCAGGTGCTGGGCGTGCATGTCGATCGCGCCGCGCTGGCGGCAGAAGTACACAACTGGACAGCAGCGGCGCTGGAACAGGCCGTGGTCGATGCCGGAGGCTGTGCGGCACAGATGCGCAGTGTCGGGCAGTGGCAGCAACATCCGCAGGGGATCGCCGTCAGCCAGGAGCCGCTGTTCGCGCAACAGAGCACCGCTGCCGGTAACATCCCCACCTGGCCGCTGAGTGCCGCACGTCCGTTGCGGGGCATTCGGGTACTGGATCTGACACGCATCATCGCCGGTCCGGTCGCCACCCGTTTTCTCGCCAGCCTCGGTGCCGAGGTACTGCGCATCGATCCCCCTGACTGGCAGGAGCCGACGCTGGAAGAGGAGATCACCAGTGGCAAACGCTGTGCACGGCTGGATCTGAAAAGTGCTGCCGGGCTGGCACAGCTCCGTGCTCTGCTCAGTCAGGCGGATGTGCTGGTCCACGGTTATCGTGCCGACGCGCTGGAGAAGCTGGGACTGGATGCCGCCACCCGTCAGCAGCTCGCGCCGGGGCTGGTGGATGTCAGCCTGAATGCCTGGGGCTGGAGCGGACCGTGGCGCAACCGACGCGGCTTCGACAGCCTGGTGCAGATGGGGTGCGGCATTGCGCATCAGGGAATGGTGTGGAGCAAGAGTGCCAAACCGACACCTTTGCCGGTACAGGCGCTGGATCACGCCACCGGTTATCTGCTGGCGGCGGCGGTGCTGGAAGGATTGCGTCAACGCTGCCTGCAGGGTACAGGGTGGCAGGCGCGTCTGTCACTGGCGCGCACGGCCCTGTTGTTGCAGCAGCACGGTGATGCCCCTGGCGGCACGCAAAGCGGCATCACCCCTCATCCTGATGATGTGCAACCGGCGCTGGAGATCACCCACTGGGGGATAGGTACTCGGCTGCGAGCAGCGTCTTACCTGCCCGGCACTGCCCAGCTGTGCGCCACACCGGGCGTGCCGCTCGGCAGTAGCGCAGCACGCTGGTAA
- a CDS encoding glutamine amidotransferase translates to MTQTRALPLALIQLEVPPPAVVAQIGEQPVWFIEALALQPADYVIVRPHLGDELPAFDRVSGAILSGSWAMVTDHEEWSERTAAWIRAALEAELPLLGVCYGHQLMAYALGGKVADNPQGWERGLKALTRHPQAAQDPWLAALPDDFHAWLSHRQSVLTPPVQARVLASSEQDGCQILRYSAQALSVQFHPEFTRDIMTACLPAGVTDEGSELTGEDWARELLHRFWQQTRPQPRVQAQGA, encoded by the coding sequence ATGACACAGACCCGCGCTTTACCCCTTGCCCTGATTCAACTTGAAGTTCCGCCACCGGCAGTTGTGGCGCAAATTGGTGAACAACCCGTCTGGTTTATTGAGGCGCTGGCCCTTCAGCCCGCCGATTATGTGATTGTGCGTCCACATCTTGGTGATGAGCTGCCCGCGTTTGACCGCGTCAGTGGCGCGATCCTCAGTGGTTCCTGGGCGATGGTGACCGACCATGAAGAGTGGAGTGAGCGCACCGCCGCGTGGATTCGTGCGGCACTGGAAGCGGAACTGCCGTTACTTGGGGTCTGCTATGGACACCAACTGATGGCCTATGCGCTGGGTGGGAAAGTCGCGGATAACCCGCAGGGTTGGGAGCGGGGATTGAAAGCATTAACCCGCCACCCGCAGGCGGCACAGGACCCCTGGCTGGCGGCGCTACCCGACGATTTTCATGCCTGGCTGTCACACCGCCAGTCGGTGCTGACCCCGCCGGTGCAGGCGCGGGTGCTGGCCTCCTCCGAACAGGATGGCTGCCAGATCCTGCGTTACTCCGCTCAGGCGTTATCCGTGCAATTTCACCCCGAATTTACCCGTGACATCATGACCGCCTGTTTACCGGCAGGGGTGACAGATGAGGGGAGTGAGTTGACGGGAGAAGACTGGGCGCGTGAACTGCTGCACCGCTTCTGGCAGCAAACGCGGCCACAGCCGCGCGTGCAGGCTCAGGGCGCGTAA
- a CDS encoding class I SAM-dependent methyltransferase, translating to MLASALTLMRAKASFVHQFIRNPRKMGSITPSSAALCRTMTDAVNWDRSLRIAELGAGDGVLTRQILQRMSPQAQLDVFEISPELVKTLRALNDDRMQVRACSAEYLSGEYDAIFSGLPLLSLPADTREAILQAVHDALGPRGVFVQFQYTSLTQPSLSRYFTWQRQRVLKNVPPAWVYRCTRHYAP from the coding sequence ATGTTGGCTTCAGCCCTGACGTTAATGCGCGCCAAAGCAAGTTTTGTTCATCAGTTCATTCGCAACCCCCGCAAGATGGGCAGTATCACCCCTTCCTCCGCGGCGCTATGCCGGACCATGACCGATGCGGTTAACTGGGATCGTAGTCTGCGTATTGCTGAACTGGGTGCGGGCGATGGGGTGCTGACACGACAGATTCTGCAACGCATGTCGCCACAGGCCCAACTGGATGTGTTTGAAATCAGCCCGGAACTGGTCAAGACGTTGCGCGCGCTGAATGATGATCGGATGCAGGTACGGGCCTGTTCGGCGGAATATTTGTCCGGCGAATATGATGCGATTTTTTCCGGCCTGCCTTTGCTGTCGCTGCCTGCGGATACCCGGGAAGCCATCTTACAGGCGGTGCATGATGCACTGGGGCCGCGCGGCGTGTTCGTCCAATTTCAGTACACCTCGCTCACGCAGCCCAGCCTGTCCCGTTATTTCACCTGGCAACGCCAGCGGGTGCTAAAAAACGTGCCACCCGCCTGGGTGTATCGTTGCACCCGACATTACGCGCCCTGA
- a CDS encoding TonB-dependent siderophore receptor: MTCLFTLNRCRVLCALALALPGISIAEDTLVVTAQPQESATSPTQGYLATRSSGASKTDQPLITTPQSISVVTRQQMEDQGATDLNQALNYTPGVFTNFGGAATRYDTISLRGFHGGDVDNTFLDGLRVMSDGGSFNILQVDPWFLDRIDIIKGPSSALYGQTVPGGLVNMVSKRPQFAEEGHFRLSTGTNATNSAAFDYTNAINDQWAFRLTGITRNSDTQYDHTREEKYAISPQLMWQPNDDTSLILRAYLQKDPSGGYHGSVPAEGTLYSHNGRKLSDSFYEGDSALDQFKRHEQIYSYDFSHRFNDVWSVHSTGSYSHSNVDLDQVYQIGWDATNPDLLTRYYSGERSSLSAWATDNQLQADFTTGAVQHRVTLGAEYHRYKNDILSASDYASSLNPWTGATVGSMPDVDWAAETRRYYQTGLYLQDELQLDRWHLDLSGRYDRIVSENGTSRRQDDHVSGRAALLYAFDNGFSPYVSWSQAITPASLTDPDGNQLKPTTSEQYEAGVKYQPVGTRDMYTMAVYDLTQNDVANRDVISGTYTPSGKVHSQGIELEARNQITPRFSTIAGYTLNHLRFKDSVDGNDGHTPYVTPNSMASFWGHYQFDYGLSAGAGVRYIGKQWADNENTTRLPSVTLFDASVRADLATWNSSLKGAWLQVSGNNLTDRKYLAACYGTGYCYRGAERTVTATIGYDF; encoded by the coding sequence ATGACCTGCCTGTTTACCCTTAATCGTTGCCGCGTGCTGTGCGCACTGGCGCTGGCGTTACCCGGCATCAGTATTGCTGAAGATACGCTGGTGGTGACCGCACAACCGCAAGAGAGTGCCACCTCCCCCACGCAAGGCTATCTGGCGACCCGCAGTAGCGGCGCAAGTAAAACCGACCAACCGCTGATCACCACGCCCCAGTCAATTTCGGTGGTGACGCGTCAGCAGATGGAAGATCAGGGCGCGACCGATCTCAACCAGGCGTTAAATTACACGCCGGGGGTGTTTACCAACTTTGGCGGCGCAGCCACCCGCTACGACACCATCTCGCTGCGCGGTTTCCACGGCGGTGACGTGGATAACACCTTCCTTGATGGCCTGCGCGTAATGAGCGATGGCGGCAGCTTTAATATCCTGCAAGTGGACCCGTGGTTCCTTGATCGTATTGATATCATCAAAGGCCCGTCGTCTGCGTTGTATGGTCAGACGGTGCCCGGTGGCCTGGTGAATATGGTAAGCAAACGGCCGCAATTCGCCGAAGAGGGGCATTTCCGCCTGTCAACCGGGACCAACGCCACCAACAGCGCCGCCTTTGATTACACCAACGCGATTAACGACCAGTGGGCATTTCGCCTCACCGGCATTACCCGCAACAGCGACACCCAATACGATCATACCCGTGAAGAGAAGTACGCCATTTCGCCACAGTTGATGTGGCAACCCAATGACGATACCAGCCTGATCCTGCGCGCCTATCTGCAAAAAGATCCCTCTGGCGGCTATCACGGTTCGGTGCCCGCCGAAGGCACGCTGTACAGCCACAATGGCCGCAAGCTGAGCGACAGTTTCTATGAAGGCGATAGCGCGCTTGACCAGTTCAAGCGTCATGAGCAGATCTACAGCTATGACTTTTCCCATCGTTTCAATGACGTGTGGTCGGTGCACTCCACCGGCAGCTATAGCCACTCGAATGTCGATCTTGATCAGGTCTACCAGATTGGCTGGGATGCGACCAACCCTGATCTGCTGACGCGCTATTATTCAGGCGAACGCTCCTCTCTGTCCGCATGGGCGACCGATAACCAGTTGCAGGCCGATTTCACCACCGGTGCGGTACAACACCGCGTCACCCTGGGGGCCGAATATCATCGTTATAAGAACGATATTCTCAGTGCCAGCGACTACGCCAGCTCCCTCAATCCGTGGACCGGCGCGACAGTCGGCAGCATGCCGGACGTCGACTGGGCGGCAGAGACGCGCCGTTACTACCAGACCGGTTTGTATTTACAGGATGAGCTGCAACTGGACCGCTGGCACCTTGATCTGTCTGGCCGCTACGACCGCATCGTCTCCGAGAATGGCACCAGCCGTCGCCAGGATGATCACGTCAGTGGCCGTGCCGCCCTGCTGTACGCCTTCGATAATGGCTTCTCGCCCTATGTCAGTTGGAGCCAGGCAATTACCCCAGCCTCGTTGACCGATCCCGATGGCAACCAGCTGAAACCCACGACCTCAGAGCAATACGAGGCCGGGGTGAAATATCAGCCGGTGGGCACACGCGATATGTACACGATGGCGGTGTACGACCTGACGCAGAACGATGTCGCCAACCGTGATGTGATTTCCGGCACCTACACGCCATCGGGCAAGGTCCATTCACAGGGGATCGAGCTGGAGGCACGTAACCAAATCACCCCGCGGTTCAGCACCATCGCCGGGTATACGCTGAACCATCTGCGCTTTAAAGATTCTGTCGATGGCAACGACGGCCATACGCCGTATGTCACCCCCAACAGCATGGCATCGTTCTGGGGGCATTATCAGTTCGACTATGGTCTGAGCGCCGGAGCGGGCGTGCGTTACATTGGCAAGCAGTGGGCAGATAACGAGAACACAACGCGTTTGCCTTCGGTGACCTTGTTTGATGCCTCCGTGCGTGCCGATTTGGCCACATGGAATAGCAGCCTGAAAGGGGCATGGTTGCAGGTGAGCGGTAATAACCTGACGGATCGCAAATACCTCGCGGCCTGCTATGGCACCGGCTATTGCTACCGTGGCGCGGAACGCACCGTGACTGCGACCATCGGCTACGATTTCTGA
- the ghrA gene encoding glyoxylate/hydroxypyruvate reductase GhrA, which translates to MEIIWYHPSMDPESWLSGLRQRLPQAQVRRWQPGDHAPADYAVVRSPPVEMLRGRALKAVFAMGAGVDEILQQLRQHPEMLAAEVPLFRLEDTGMARQMQEYATWCVLGWFRRFADYQRQQQQAHWQQLKPHARENFTVGILGAGVLGSSVAQSLRQWGFPVRCWSRSAKTIDGVTTFHGRDQLPAFLDGTQVLIDLLPTTPETTNLIDRQLLGGLPQGAYFLNIARGAHVVEDDLLAALNSGQLAAAALDVFQTEPLPANHPLWSHPHVTITPHNAAITLPHEAMDYIAGAILELEQGEQPTGRVDRQRGY; encoded by the coding sequence ATGGAGATTATCTGGTATCACCCGTCGATGGACCCCGAGAGCTGGCTCAGTGGGTTACGTCAGCGCTTGCCGCAGGCGCAGGTACGTCGCTGGCAGCCTGGCGACCATGCACCGGCGGATTATGCGGTGGTCCGTTCACCACCGGTAGAAATGCTGCGTGGACGGGCGTTAAAAGCGGTGTTCGCGATGGGTGCAGGTGTGGACGAGATTTTGCAGCAGCTGCGCCAGCACCCGGAAATGCTGGCGGCAGAGGTACCGCTGTTCCGGCTGGAAGATACCGGTATGGCACGCCAGATGCAGGAGTACGCCACCTGGTGCGTACTGGGCTGGTTTCGCCGTTTCGCCGATTATCAGCGCCAGCAGCAGCAGGCGCACTGGCAGCAACTCAAACCGCACGCGCGCGAAAACTTCACCGTGGGTATTCTCGGTGCCGGTGTGTTGGGCAGTAGCGTAGCGCAGAGTCTGCGCCAGTGGGGCTTCCCGGTACGTTGTTGGAGTCGCTCAGCGAAAACTATCGACGGTGTGACGACCTTTCATGGCCGTGACCAGTTACCGGCGTTTCTCGACGGCACCCAGGTCTTGATTGACCTGCTGCCAACCACCCCTGAAACCACTAACCTGATCGATCGCCAGTTGCTCGGCGGCCTGCCGCAGGGGGCGTATTTCCTCAACATCGCGCGGGGTGCTCACGTGGTGGAAGACGATTTGCTGGCGGCACTCAACAGCGGCCAACTGGCAGCGGCGGCGCTGGATGTGTTTCAGACTGAGCCGTTACCGGCTAATCATCCGCTCTGGTCTCATCCGCATGTCACAATCACGCCACATAATGCGGCCATCACCTTACCGCATGAGGCGATGGATTATATTGCCGGTGCCATACTTGAGCTGGAGCAGGGAGAGCAGCCCACCGGACGGGTGGATCGTCAGCGCGGTTATTAA
- a CDS encoding phosphatase, with translation MYPVDLHMHTVASTHAYSTLHDYVAQAKQNGLKLFAITDHGPDMADAPHYWHFVNMRIWPRVIDGVGVLRGIEANIKNQQGEIDCSGPMLDALDLIVAGFHEPVYAPRDKAHHTEAMIATMASGLVHIISHPGNPKFPVDIRAIAEAAAHYDVALEINNSSFTHSRPGSEPNCRAIAEAVRDAGGRLAFGSDSHTAFTLGNFEHCLRITREVDFPEDRVLNVTPRRLLDFLEQRTGKHIAELADF, from the coding sequence ATGTATCCCGTTGATTTACATATGCACACCGTTGCCAGTACCCATGCCTACAGCACGCTGCATGACTATGTGGCGCAGGCCAAACAAAATGGTCTGAAGTTGTTTGCGATTACCGATCATGGCCCGGATATGGCTGATGCCCCACATTACTGGCACTTCGTGAACATGCGGATCTGGCCGCGCGTGATTGATGGTGTTGGCGTGCTGCGTGGTATTGAGGCCAATATCAAAAACCAGCAGGGGGAGATCGATTGCAGTGGCCCGATGCTGGATGCGCTGGATCTGATCGTCGCTGGTTTTCATGAGCCGGTGTATGCCCCGCGCGACAAAGCCCATCATACTGAAGCGATGATCGCTACCATGGCGAGTGGCCTGGTGCATATCATCAGCCATCCGGGCAACCCGAAATTCCCGGTGGATATCCGTGCGATTGCGGAAGCGGCTGCGCATTATGATGTGGCGCTGGAGATCAACAACTCGTCCTTTACGCACTCCCGTCCGGGCAGCGAACCTAATTGTCGCGCGATTGCGGAAGCGGTGCGCGATGCGGGTGGGCGTCTGGCGTTTGGTTCTGATTCTCATACCGCCTTCACGTTGGGCAACTTCGAACATTGTCTGCGCATCACCCGTGAGGTGGATTTTCCGGAAGATCGCGTGTTAAATGTCACGCCGCGCCGCCTGCTCGATTTCCTCGAACAGCGTACCGGCAAGCATATTGCCGAACTGGCGGACTTTTAA
- a CDS encoding DMT family transporter: MAVRHFFLVLLVVAIWAFNNVAIKWGLLELPPLFLTWMRFVVVAIMLIPFCRITREQLPWLLVLAFTFGFMHFSLLFVGMRYTDAGTGAIVVQLGTPIAMLLAMLVLKEKLRLVQLLGIAISLSGVVVLSGSPTIPAWWVLCILLCSATGWAVSNMIVKKSPPIKPLTLTGWISFLAVPIVGTASWLTESQQFYALGHAGWRGWFAILYSALASSIIAYTLWYSLLKKYNVNLIMPYSLLTPVLAVLMGVVVLGDSMNSFKVLGASLVVLGTAIAVINLRNLQMHARFPRLRRR; the protein is encoded by the coding sequence GTGGCTGTGCGGCATTTTTTTCTGGTCCTGCTGGTGGTTGCCATCTGGGCCTTCAACAACGTGGCGATAAAGTGGGGATTGCTGGAGCTTCCGCCGCTGTTTCTGACCTGGATGCGTTTTGTGGTCGTAGCGATCATGCTGATCCCTTTTTGCCGCATCACCCGTGAGCAGCTGCCATGGCTGCTGGTACTGGCCTTCACCTTTGGTTTTATGCACTTCTCGCTGCTGTTTGTCGGCATGCGCTACACCGATGCCGGAACCGGCGCGATTGTCGTCCAACTCGGCACACCGATTGCCATGCTGCTGGCGATGTTGGTGTTGAAAGAGAAGCTGCGGCTGGTGCAATTGCTGGGCATTGCGATTTCGCTGAGCGGTGTGGTGGTGCTTTCCGGTAGCCCAACCATTCCTGCCTGGTGGGTGCTGTGTATCCTGCTGTGTAGTGCCACTGGTTGGGCGGTGAGCAATATGATTGTGAAAAAATCGCCGCCGATTAAGCCGCTGACCCTGACCGGCTGGATTTCGTTTCTGGCAGTGCCGATTGTCGGAACCGCCTCCTGGCTCACGGAGTCACAACAATTCTACGCGCTGGGCCATGCCGGTTGGCGCGGTTGGTTCGCGATTCTTTACAGCGCCCTCGCCTCATCGATCATCGCTTATACCCTGTGGTACTCGCTGTTGAAGAAGTACAACGTCAATCTGATCATGCCCTACTCGCTGCTGACGCCGGTGCTGGCGGTGCTGATGGGCGTGGTGGTATTGGGCGATAGCATGAACAGTTTTAAAGTTCTCGGCGCGTCACTGGTGGTACTGGGCACGGCGATTGCGGTGATTAACCTGCGCAATTTGCAGATGCATGCGCGTTTCCCTCGCCTGCGCCGTCGCTAA
- a CDS encoding molecular chaperone — protein MNEFSILCRVIGSLFNRQPQDPLLVPLFTLLREGKLQAQWPLEQDELLTRLQQNSDPQALAADYNALFVGSDCSVPPYASQWPNGAPEAEVRAFLSSRGMPLNDAPADHFGVLLLAASWLEDQSAEDESAAQIALFDDYLLPWCGTFLGKVEAHASTAFYRTLAMLSREAIQAMRDELAEEADDAE, from the coding sequence ATGAATGAGTTTTCCATTCTCTGCCGCGTCATCGGCTCGTTATTCAATCGTCAGCCGCAGGACCCGCTGCTGGTGCCACTGTTCACCCTGCTGCGTGAGGGTAAATTGCAGGCGCAGTGGCCGCTGGAGCAGGACGAGCTGCTGACCCGGTTGCAGCAGAACAGCGACCCGCAGGCGCTGGCCGCCGACTATAACGCGTTATTTGTCGGCAGCGATTGCAGTGTGCCGCCGTATGCGTCGCAGTGGCCGAATGGTGCCCCGGAAGCGGAGGTGCGCGCCTTTCTCAGCTCGCGTGGCATGCCGCTGAACGATGCGCCTGCCGATCATTTCGGCGTGCTGCTGCTGGCGGCATCCTGGCTGGAAGATCAGTCGGCGGAAGATGAGTCGGCAGCGCAAATCGCGCTGTTTGATGACTATCTGCTGCCGTGGTGTGGCACCTTCCTCGGCAAAGTCGAAGCGCATGCCAGCACGGCGTTTTACCGCACCCTGGCGATGCTAAGCCGTGAAGCTATTCAGGCGATGCGCGACGAACTGGCGGAAGAAGCAGACGACGCCGAGTAA